Below is a window of Pseudarthrobacter equi DNA.
CCCGGCATGCCCAATCAGCGGCAACCTTCCGAAGGTCCCGCGCCGGAGCCATTCTTTGAGCCGATCGGCCGGGACACTTCCCCTCCGGGCGCGGACTCTTCCGGGTTCCCGGACGCAGGGACTGATGACGACGACGGCGGGCGTCCGGCCGGTCCCGCGTTGCGGGCGGCGGTGCTTTCGGCAGTCGTGGCTTGGCGGGGCAGTATTGCTTCGCTTCGCTTCTGGGCCGTTGCCGTGGGCGCAGCGTGTGCGACGTGGGCCGTCGCCGCAGGCCTGGTGTGGGTGTCGGCCCCCGCGGAAGGCGACCTGTCCGGCTTGGTTCCCGCTGCGCTGCTGATCTACGTCCTTGCGTCCTCGCTGCTTCCGGCTGCGGCGGCCCTGGTGGGGATGCACTGGGGCATGGCCTGCCAGCTGCGGCGAGCCTCGACCGGAGAGCCTCATCCGGGCTATCTTGCAGCCGTCCTGGCCACCGCACTGCAGGGCCTGGTGTTCGCAGTGGTGGTGCTGGTCAGTCTTCTCATCCAGGCAATGGCTTCCGGTGGCCCCGGATCCGTCGCTGTCACCTCGTCAGGACTGGCGGTCGTGGAAGGGACCCTGTTCGGTGCCATGGGTGTTGCGATGGCCGCCCTGGTGCGTGGCCCTGTCCTGGCAAGGGTGGCGGGTTGGGTGCTCGGCCTGTTCCTCGTGGCGGGGACCCTGGTTGCCGGCGCCCTGCTGGTGCCTGCTGTCCGCTCCGAAGAACCCGTTACTGTGGCGCTGAACGTTCACCGGGCCGCAGACGGGACTCCCGTTGCCTACGAGTGCTCGCAGATCCCGGCCGGAACCGTCGAGGTTTACCGGACGGAGCGGATCATGTGGCTGCCGGCTGTGAGCCGCATTGTGGTGTTGACGATGCTGGCCGGTGAACCGGGGCCGGGGCAGGAACTGCCCGGCTGGCTTTCTGCGGAACTGCAGGCCGCGGCCGACGGCCCCAGGGTTCCGTGCGTCAACGGGGAACCGAGGAGCACGGATTCGCCGCGAACGCCCCTCGCAGCGGCTGGCCTCCTGCTGCAGGCTGGCTTGACCGGCGCCTTGCTGGGTGGCGCGCACGTGGCGGCGTCCCGCCGTCGTCCGCCTGCCTGACAGTTCCGGCGCTCTGCACTTGCCGTTATGTCCTTGCCCCGGGCCCGGGGTTAGCTCAGGGCGTTCCGCCGGCCCTCGAACGCGCGGCCCAGCGTGACCTCGTCCGCGTACTCCAGGTCGCCGCCGACGGGCAGCCCGGAGGCCAACCTGGTGACAGCAATCCCGATGGTTTTGAGCATCCTCGCCAGGTAGGTGGCTGTAGCCTCGCCCTCCAGGTTGGGGTCGGTGGCGATGATGACTTCCTGGATGGCGCCGTCGTTCAGCCGGGTGAGCAGCTCACGGATCCGCAGCTGTTCGGGGCCGACGCCGGCAATCGGATTGATGGCTCCGCCCAGCACGTGGTACCGCCCGCGGAACGAGCGCGTACGTTCCACCGCGAGGACATCCTTGGACTCCTCCACCACGCAGATGATGGCGGGATCGCGGCGCGGGTCGCGGCAGATGTTGCAGAGCTCCTGCTCCGTGACGTTGCCGCAGACCGTGCAGAACTTGACCCGGTCCTTGACCGTGGTGATGGCTTCCACCAGCCGCTTCATGTCCTGTGGATCTGCTTCAAGGATGTGGAATGCCAGCCGCTGCGCCGACTTGGGACCGACTCCCGGAAGGCGTCCGAGCTCGTCGATAAGCTCCTGGACCGCACCTTCGTACACAATTCCCTCTTTAGCTTGGTTTGGTTGTTTTGCAGGTCATGGCGTGGCCGCCCCGTTGGCGGACTGGCCGCCGTCAGTAGCGCGGAGCCAGGGGGCTGCCGTCCGGCGAGCGTTCTTCGATCAGCTTTCCGCCCAGAATACGTTCCACGGCAGCGCGTCCGAAGACGCCCGACTCCTCGATGGTTTCGTCGTCCGCGCTGGGAATGTCCTGCACATAAGTGGCCGCTGCGGTGGCCGCTGCGGCGGCCGCCCGTGCGGGGGCCTTGGCACGTCCGGCTTCGGCTTCCGGGCTGTTGGAAAGCCTTTGGTAGAGGCTTTGGCGTGTCGCGGCGGCAGCGGCAGACGCCGGTGCGGTGGCAAGGGCTGGCGAAGGTGCGGATGCCGGTGCGGAGGATGCCATGGCGTACTCGCGGGCCTGCTGCGGTTCCGGGCTTGCCGGTGCCGGCGGCGCTGGTGCCGATGTTGTGGCTGCCACTGGTGCCGACGGTGCTGCTGCCGGCGTTGTGGCCGCCACGGGTGCCAACGGTGCTTCCCCTGGAACGGTGGTGCGGACCGGTCCGGCGGCGGGAGTAACAGGGATGGACGGTGGGACCTGAGCCGTGGCGGGCTCGTAGTGCGGGGTGCTGGTCACAGCCGTGACACCTGCGGGCCTGGACGGGTTGTCCAGTTCCGCACTGGCCCCGCTTGCGACGGGAGGGGCTCCCACGTTGCTTTCCGTCCCCACAACCCAGACGCCGGGTGCCTGTTCCACAGCCCGGGTCCAGGGGTCGTGAGCGCCGTCTGCTGTGCCTGAAGCCCGCTGCGGGGCTTCCACGACGGGGGATGCCGCTGGTGCCTGTGAAGACGCGGGCGCCGGTGAGGATCCCGGTGTTGGGGTGGACGCGGGGCCCGGTGCTGGCGCTGGATTGCTTCCCTTCGCGGGCGAGGGTGCCCAGTCCATGGGAGGTTCTTCTTCCAGCGGGGGAGCGTCCTCGTCCCTCGGCGGTCCCCAGTCGTCGTCTGAGTAGGAGTAGTCACCTGCAAGGGCCGCATAGGGGTCCCCTCCGGCGGCGGCGCTGGTACCTGAAGGTGCGGCGGAGCCGGCGGGACTGTTGACGGCAGAACGTGCCGGGGCGCTCCCGGCTGTGCCTGCGCCGGACGGTGTGGGCCCGCTGGGGTTGCCGGCGGCGCCGTGATTACCTGGGGCGTGGCTGCCGGCTGCGTGGCTGCCCGGTGCCGGGGCATCGGCCCGTGCACCCTGTGCCTGGTCCTGCGACGATGGCGGCGTGGGGACTGCTTCTGCGTGTTCGGCCGCCTGCGCTGCGCCGGTCCCCGCGGGCACAGCGGAGGAACCGGTGCGGGTTGGCTGCGAGGATGGCGCGCTGTGGCCTGGACGCCCTCCGGCATCGGCAGGTTCAACCGCTGGTGCTGGTGTGGGCGCCGGGGCGAGGCCCCAGGCAACGTCAGCTGAGCTGGCCGGTGCTACTTGGCTGGCCGGAGCCGCCTGGCTCGCGATAGCTACCTGGTTGGCAGTAGCCACCTGATTGGCCGTGGGTACCTCATTGGCCGTAGCTACCTGGCTGGCGGGTGCTTTTGGGTTTGGTTCAGCGCTCGCTTGGCCTGCGCCGGCCGCCACTGCATTGATCTGGCAGTCGATGCCCACCGTTTTGTGGATCGCCTGGCGGAGGTTGTCGGAGTGGTCCGCCCGCCCGAAGGCACCGGCGAGACCGGACGTTGCGAAAGCGAGCGTGAGGACGCTGCCATCGAAGGCGCTGACCTGGGCGTTCGGTTCCACCAGCGCCCAGGTGCTGCGCTTGATTTTGGACAGGGTCTGCAGCACGTCTGGCCACGCACGGCGAAGGACTTCAACATCGCCCATGCCTGCCGGGCCGCCAGGGGCCGCAGTAACGCGTGGCGCGTTCTGTCCGGCACTGCCAGTGCTGCCGGCGCCAGCAGTGGCGTCGCCGCGACCGTGCGACGTGTGAGCTGAACCTGCCGGGGCAGATGCGTCCTGCGTTGCGGAGGACGAAGCGGGCTGAGCCTGCTCCGGAGCGCCCTGCACCGCAGCGGCAGGTCCTGACGTGGGCGCCGGGCGGCCTGCAGCAGGCTGGACCGGAGAGGTGCTGCTGCCCGGTTGGCGTTCGTTGCCAGGCTGATCCACGGGCCAGTCGTTGGTGCTCACGCGCGGGGGCGTCAGCGGCGGGCGGCCGTCCGCGGTCCCTGTACCCGGAGCGCCTTGAGTTGTCCTGGGCGAAGATTCCCCTGTTGCAGGGAGGGAAGGTGAATCTGGGCCAGCCTGCGGCTGGGCCGACGCGATGGGGGCCTTGGGAGTCTGCTCCGGAGTCCCGGCTGCAGGGTCATGCGCTGAAGGGGCCTGCGGTGCCTGAGCCTGGCCCGTATGAGCCTGCTCAGCGGGAGCATGGCCAGCTGCGGCCTGAGCGGCGGGGGACTGGGCTGTGTGGGACTGGGCCGCGGGAGCGTGGGTCTCGGATGCCTGGCCGCCGCCGGCAGCGCCAGCCTGCGTTGCCGCCGGAATCCGGGTAGCTGCAGGGGCGTGTGGTGCCGAGCCGGCACCCAGCGCGGCGCTGGCACCCTGGCCGGTGGCAGCACCGGCGTCGTTCCCGGAGTAGTTCAGCCGCCGCTCGACGCGGTCGATGCGCGCAGCAATGCCGCGTTCATTCTGTTCCGAACTTGGCAATAGGATCCGGGCGCAGAGCAGTTCCAGGTGCAGCCGCGGAGACGTGGCACCTGTCATCTCGGTCAGCGCCGTGTTGGTGACATCGGCAGCGCGGGACAGCTCCGCTGCGCCAAGGTTGTGGGCCTGGTTCTGCAGCCGGGCGATCTGGTCCGCGGGCATCCCGCGCAGGATGACCTGGGCGCTCTCCGGCATGGCCTGGACGATGATCAGGTCGCGGAAACGCTCCAGCAGGTCCTCAACGAAGCGCCGCGGGTCATGCCCGGTTTGGATGACGCGGTCCACCGCGCGGAAAACGGTGGCTGCGTCCGAGGCGGCAACGGCCTCCACAACATCGTCCAGGAGGGAAGCGTGCGTGTAGCCGAGCAGCGCAACCGCGAGTTCGTAGTCGAGCCCGTTCGGACCTGCGCCCGCCATGAGCTGGTCCAGGACGGACAGGGAGTCACGGACGGAACCGCCGCCGGCGCGGATCACCAGGGACAGGACACCGGGGGCAACCGGGACGTTCTCCTGGTTGCACAGCAGCTCAAGGTAAGCCATCAGCGGCTCGGGCGGAACCAGCCGGAATGGGTAGTGGTGAGTGCGGGAGCGGATGGTGCCAATGACCTTGTCCGGTTCCGTGGTGGCGAAGATGAACTTGATGTGTTCCGGCGGCTCTTCGACGATTTTCAGCAGGGCGTTGAAGCCGGCCGAGGTGACCATGTGCGCTTCGTCGATGATGAAGATCTTGTAGCGGTCGCGGACCGGGGCGTAGGTGGCGCGTTCACGGAGGTCGCGGGCATCATCCACACCGCCGTGGCTGGCCGCGTCAATCTCGATCACATCGAGGGAGCCGGAGCCGCCGCGGGCCAGTTCAACACAGCTGGGGCACACGCCGCAGGGGGTGTCGGTGGGGCCCTCGGCACAGTTCAGGCAGCGGGCCAGGATGCGGGCGGAGGTGGTTTTGCCGCAGCCCCTGGGGCCGGAAAACAGGTAGGCATGGTTGACGCGGTTCTTGCGCAAAGCCGTCATCAGTGGTCCGGTGACATGCTCCTGCCCGATAACGTCTGCGAACGAATCGGGACGGTATCTGCGGTAGAGAGCGGTAGTAACTGTCACAGGAAAAACCCTACCAATCCGGGCCGACATCCTGCCGCCCTGTGGGGGAATAGTAAAGACCCCCCATGCACCCGCCAGAGCCCGTCTACCCTTGCTACCTTCCGGTCCTGGGGGAGTTCAACAGGATGACGCCACATGAGGGGCCGTCAGACACTTTACCCGAACATCGGGCCCGACTCGAATCGGGAGCGGTCCCGCGCATCTTCTGCCCGCCACGCCTGCCCGGGGATGGAATGGCGAGCACAGAGGGGGCTATTTTCATTGCTTATCCCGTCGGCAGCCGCGATCATAGGTATGTACACCGATTGGGGCAATCTCAAGGTTGTGAGCTGTGTGGCCTGGCTGAACGGGCCGGACCCGGCAGCTCAACGGTGTCCGATGGAATGGGCGCGTTGGGGGCGCCCATTTCTGGCGTATGGCCGGTTTTGGGTGGCTGGCCAGTAGGGCGGGTGGAACCCTGCGCAGGCTGCGCCGCGGCGGCCGTCCAAGCGCCGGCGGAACGCCGAAAATGGCCCAATTGGGCGATGCGCGAATCTTCAGGTAATCTAGTATCTGCTTTTGATTCAAGAGCAGCTGGAGAATTCGCCTAGCGGCCTATGGCGCACGCCTGGAACGCGTGTTGGGTTAACGCCCTCGGGGGTTCAAATCCCCCATTCTCCGCCAGCCAGGAACCCGGTCCCACAGTGTGGGGCCGGGTTTTTGCATGTTCTGACCAGAATGCGGGCTTTCTGAAAGGCACTGTGCTCAGGCGTCCGGTGCTGCCATTCCCAGCCGGAGCAGACGCGCCCGCGCTGCAATCTCGCTCGGTCCACGGGGACCAAGCGTGAGGCGTACGACGCCGAGGACGGCTTTGGTCGCCAGCCTCACCGGCAGCGGGAAGGGGCCCAGCCGCGGGACAGAGAGCCCCAGCATCTCGCGGTACCGGGGCTCGAGGCTGTACACGGCGCCGGCAAAGAGAACACGATAGCCGGGCCGCAGCATCGGGTGCAATGGAGCCTTTCGGATGAACTCCACCGTCTCGGCGACCCGATGGTCCGCGCGCAGCTGGCCGCTTTCGTACCAGCGGTCCAGTTCGGCCCGCATCTCAGCCTCCGTCAAGGGTGGCCGGTCGACGCCCATCAAACTGCCGGCCTGGGCCCACTCACGGACATAGGCGTCGGGGCCTCCCGGGACAGGCCCACCCCAGATTTTGTGGGAGGCCAGGAACGCGTCCGTGAAGGCGATGTGGATCCAGCCGGCAAGGTGGGGATCATTGGCGCTGTAACTGTGGGCTTGGCCATCGTTGCCGTCATAGGTCCCGCGCACGGGCACATGCAGGCGGCGGACTCTGCCCGAGGCTTCTTCGGCGGCTTCCCTTGAACCGTAGGTCACCGTGAAGATCCAGCGGATCGTGTGGGCAAGGCGGCCCAGCGGGTCCTCCCGGAAGTTCGAGTGCTCGTGGACACCCGCCAACGCCCCCGGATGGAGCGACTGCATCAGGAGCGTCCGGATTCCGGCCACGATAGGGGACATGGAGCCGTGGACTGCCCACACGGCGGAACCGGGGTGGTGGTATCCGGCGTCGTCCCCCTCCTCGAGCCGCACGGCCCAGTCCGGAGGGGCGTCCGACCTTCCGGTGAACGTCTTCCTGATTTCGCCTTGCCACTTCCGAAGAAAGCTCCGCATACCCCATTGTTGCCCGGTTCCGCCGGTCGATGGGAGGAAATCGCCCTGCACAGCACACCGGTGACCAGGCTTGGGAGCCCCGCGCCAGTCCAGCCTGCGGTTTTCCACATAATCCCCGCAATGTGTTGTTAGGGGTTCACACCGGTCCGCCCGTATGGTCCCATGAGATGTACCGTCAAGAAAGCGCGGATGGCTACCTTCTGGAGCCAGTCAATTGGGCAAGCATTGGGGAACCGGTATGGGCGGAGATGCCCGGCGCTTCAGCCATCCGGCCGCGCGCGCGCTGGTTGCTACCGGGGCATTGGCGGTGGCCTTCGGTGTGGTGAACCTCAGTGCTTCTTCCACCGGTCTGTGGCCAGGTTCAGCCGACACCGTCCGGACTGCTGCCACACCCGGGGCGAATGAGCCGTTGACAGGTGCGGGGAACAGTTTCCAACTTCCCGGTGCACCCGCCCAGGACACCCAGGCGTCCGGCCGTGTTGGTCCCGGCCTGCTGTCCCCGGCAATCCTCACGGATCCCGGGGCTGCCGTCGCTTTTCCACGCCCCCAGGTGGGCAGCTCGGGAGTTGGCTCACAATCCACGGTGTCAATGGAACTGTCGGGTATCGGCAGGCCGCCGGCCGGCTTCCTGATGGCACCGCTGGCCCTCCTGAATGCCAGCTCTCCCTTTGGGTTCCGCACCAGTCCGCTGACGGGGACGGCAGGGGATTTCCATCTTGGCCAGGACTACGCGGCTCCGTGCGGCACCACCGTCTACGCCGCCGATTCCGGCGTGGTGCGGGCTGCCGGCTGGCATCCCTGGGGCGGCGGCAACCGGGTGGAAATCGATCACGGCAACGGCCTCATCACCACCTACAACCACCTCGAGTCGATTGCCGTCCGCGCGGGAGACAAGGTGCAGGTTGGCCAGGCCATCGCCCGCGTGGGCACCACCGGCTGGTCCACCGGTTGCCACCTGCACTTTGAAACGATCATGGACGGCAAGTACGTCAGCCCCCGTGGCTGGAGCCTGATGACGCTTCGCGCGCTGGGAGGACCTGCACCCGAGCCCTCAGTTTCCTATGCCCCTGGCGCCGGAGCCTCTTCGGGAGCCACGGTGTGGACCATACCTTTAGGGGTGGGAGCGGATCCGTCGGCCGGCCAGGAGGAAACCACGGCGACGACGACGCCCCCCACCACTGCGTCTCCGTCACCTTTCCCGTCGGTGACGCCGGGCCCCACAGGGACAGTCCTGCCGCCGCCGGGTGCTCCCCAGGTACCGTCGCCTACGCCCTCACCCAGTCCGACGCAAACGCCTACGCCTGCTCCGACACCGACACCGACACCGGCGCCGAGTCCGTCGGCACCGGCCGCAACTCCCAGCCCGACGCCGGCACCTTCGCCCTCACCTGGCCCGACGCATACGCCCAGGCCCACTCCGACACCAACGCCCACGCCTACCCCGTCGCCAACACCTACGGCAACGCCCACGCCTTCACCCGCTCCGTCGCCGAGCCCGACGCCCACTACTACGCCAGTGCCAACTCCAACGCCGCCTCCGACGCCGGTCCCTACACTGGCGCCCACTCCGACTCCCACCCCGACGACGTCTGCCCTGACGCCGACAGCACCTCCGCCGTCGTCCGCGCCGCCCAGCCCGGTGCCGACCTCCACCGCCACTCTGACCCCCACCGTCGCTCCCACCCCAACGCCGCTGCCCTCCGCCACCTTGCCTGCAACGGACCCCTAGGCCGGCAGTTCCTCGGGCCCGGCCGGACCAAACCCCTCGCACGTACAGGAAACACGCAGCCGCGACCAGTACCGTGGGCGGTTGGCAACGAAGCACCGGCATGGACAACTACCTGAGGACGCAACGCGTGGCACCCCTGTACCCAATTCACCTGACCCTGAACGATGGCACCACCACCGAGTTTGCCCGGTTCAAAGGGAACGTGGTTCTAGTAGTCAACGTTGCTTCGAACTGTGGTTTCACGTCGCAGTACGCGGGCCTGGAAGCCCTGTACGGCAAGTTCCGCGACCGGGGATTCGAGATCCTGGGCGTCCCCTGCAACCAGTTCGCGGGCCAGGAACCGGGCAGTGACAGTGAGATCGCAGAGTTCTGCGAGCGAAACTTCGGTGTCTCCTTCCCGCTGACCACCAAGGCCGATGTGCGCGGCAAGAACCAGCACCCGCTCTACGCCGAACTGACCAAGTTCAAGACGGGGATCCTGCCGGGACTGGTGAAGTGGAACTTCGAGAAGTTCCTGGTCAACCGCGACGGCGACGTGGTTGCGCGTTTCGCACCCACCGTGGAGCCGGATTCGGCGGAGGTCATCGACGCGATTGAAAAAGCACTCGGCTGAAATGTAGGCTATTTCCCGAATTTGCCCTGCAGAAAGCGCAGTTCTTTTAGCTTTTTCCACATCAGCTCCGGCGATTTGCCCAAAGTTTGCCAAATGTCTGATTGGATAAATATTACTGAGGGGTACAAGGGAAGCGCCGTTTCCCACCGACCACAGAGGTAGCAATGGAGCACATCGAGGCCGAACATCCCCGGCCACGCCACTTCCTACTCCACCTGAGCGATCCCCATTTGTTGGGAGGTTCGGAACCCCTGTACGGCGTCGTCGACAGCGAAGCCCGCCTCACGCAGCTCTTTGAAGAAGTCAAGGCGTCCGGGGCCAGGCCGGAGGCCGTCATCTTTACCGGCGATCTTGCCGACAAGGGCGAGCCGGGCGCTTACACCAAGCTTCGCGCGATCGTGGATCCCGCCTGCAAGGAGCTCGGCGCCGAGGTCATCTGGGCCATGGGAAACCATGACAACCGTGCCAACTTCCGCGAGGGCCTGCTGGACCAGCCCGGCGATGACGCCCCGGTGGACAACAGCTACTTCATCAACGGCCTGCGCGTGATCACCATGGACACCACCGTTCCTGGGTACCACCACGGGGAGCTGAGCGGGTCCCAGCTCGAGTGGCTGGCCAGGGAACTGGAGACGCCCGCGCCGGACGGCACCATCCTTGCCCTGCACCATCCGCCCGTACCCTCGGTGCTGGACCTGTCGGTGCTGGTGGAACTGCGTGACCAGGGGTCGCTGGCTGCGGTGGTCCGGAATTCAGATGTGCGGACCATCCTGGCCGGGCACCTGCACTATTCCACCACCGCCACCTTCGCCGGGATCCCGGTGTCCGTGGCCTCCGCCAGTTGCTACACCCAGGACCTCAACGTCCCGGTG
It encodes the following:
- the recR gene encoding recombination mediator RecR codes for the protein MYEGAVQELIDELGRLPGVGPKSAQRLAFHILEADPQDMKRLVEAITTVKDRVKFCTVCGNVTEQELCNICRDPRRDPAIICVVEESKDVLAVERTRSFRGRYHVLGGAINPIAGVGPEQLRIRELLTRLNDGAIQEVIIATDPNLEGEATATYLARMLKTIGIAVTRLASGLPVGGDLEYADEVTLGRAFEGRRNALS
- a CDS encoding DNA polymerase III subunit gamma and tau is translated as MSARIGRVFPVTVTTALYRRYRPDSFADVIGQEHVTGPLMTALRKNRVNHAYLFSGPRGCGKTTSARILARCLNCAEGPTDTPCGVCPSCVELARGGSGSLDVIEIDAASHGGVDDARDLRERATYAPVRDRYKIFIIDEAHMVTSAGFNALLKIVEEPPEHIKFIFATTEPDKVIGTIRSRTHHYPFRLVPPEPLMAYLELLCNQENVPVAPGVLSLVIRAGGGSVRDSLSVLDQLMAGAGPNGLDYELAVALLGYTHASLLDDVVEAVAASDAATVFRAVDRVIQTGHDPRRFVEDLLERFRDLIIVQAMPESAQVILRGMPADQIARLQNQAHNLGAAELSRAADVTNTALTEMTGATSPRLHLELLCARILLPSSEQNERGIAARIDRVERRLNYSGNDAGAATGQGASAALGAGSAPHAPAATRIPAATQAGAAGGGQASETHAPAAQSHTAQSPAAQAAAGHAPAEQAHTGQAQAPQAPSAHDPAAGTPEQTPKAPIASAQPQAGPDSPSLPATGESSPRTTQGAPGTGTADGRPPLTPPRVSTNDWPVDQPGNERQPGSSTSPVQPAAGRPAPTSGPAAAVQGAPEQAQPASSSATQDASAPAGSAHTSHGRGDATAGAGSTGSAGQNAPRVTAAPGGPAGMGDVEVLRRAWPDVLQTLSKIKRSTWALVEPNAQVSAFDGSVLTLAFATSGLAGAFGRADHSDNLRQAIHKTVGIDCQINAVAAGAGQASAEPNPKAPASQVATANEVPTANQVATANQVAIASQAAPASQVAPASSADVAWGLAPAPTPAPAVEPADAGGRPGHSAPSSQPTRTGSSAVPAGTGAAQAAEHAEAVPTPPSSQDQAQGARADAPAPGSHAAGSHAPGNHGAAGNPSGPTPSGAGTAGSAPARSAVNSPAGSAAPSGTSAAAGGDPYAALAGDYSYSDDDWGPPRDEDAPPLEEEPPMDWAPSPAKGSNPAPAPGPASTPTPGSSPAPASSQAPAASPVVEAPQRASGTADGAHDPWTRAVEQAPGVWVVGTESNVGAPPVASGASAELDNPSRPAGVTAVTSTPHYEPATAQVPPSIPVTPAAGPVRTTVPGEAPLAPVAATTPAAAPSAPVAATTSAPAPPAPASPEPQQAREYAMASSAPASAPSPALATAPASAAAAATRQSLYQRLSNSPEAEAGRAKAPARAAAAAATAAATYVQDIPSADDETIEESGVFGRAAVERILGGKLIEERSPDGSPLAPRY
- a CDS encoding oxygenase MpaB family protein, which translates into the protein MRSFLRKWQGEIRKTFTGRSDAPPDWAVRLEEGDDAGYHHPGSAVWAVHGSMSPIVAGIRTLLMQSLHPGALAGVHEHSNFREDPLGRLAHTIRWIFTVTYGSREAAEEASGRVRRLHVPVRGTYDGNDGQAHSYSANDPHLAGWIHIAFTDAFLASHKIWGGPVPGGPDAYVREWAQAGSLMGVDRPPLTEAEMRAELDRWYESGQLRADHRVAETVEFIRKAPLHPMLRPGYRVLFAGAVYSLEPRYREMLGLSVPRLGPFPLPVRLATKAVLGVVRLTLGPRGPSEIAARARLLRLGMAAPDA
- a CDS encoding MSCRAMM family adhesin SdrC codes for the protein MDHTFRGGSGSVGRPGGNHGDDDAPHHCVSVTFPVGDAGPHRDSPAAAGCSPGTVAYALTQSDANAYACSDTDTDTGAESVGTGRNSQPDAGTFALTWPDAYAQAHSDTNAHAYPVANTYGNAHAFTRSVAEPDAHYYASANSNAASDAGPYTGAHSDSHPDDVCPDADSTSAVVRAAQPGADLHRHSDPHRRSHPNAAALRHLACNGPLGRQFLGPGRTKPLARTGNTQPRPVPWAVGNEAPAWTTT
- a CDS encoding glutathione peroxidase — translated: MDNYLRTQRVAPLYPIHLTLNDGTTTEFARFKGNVVLVVNVASNCGFTSQYAGLEALYGKFRDRGFEILGVPCNQFAGQEPGSDSEIAEFCERNFGVSFPLTTKADVRGKNQHPLYAELTKFKTGILPGLVKWNFEKFLVNRDGDVVARFAPTVEPDSAEVIDAIEKALG
- a CDS encoding phosphodiesterase, translating into MEHIEAEHPRPRHFLLHLSDPHLLGGSEPLYGVVDSEARLTQLFEEVKASGARPEAVIFTGDLADKGEPGAYTKLRAIVDPACKELGAEVIWAMGNHDNRANFREGLLDQPGDDAPVDNSYFINGLRVITMDTTVPGYHHGELSGSQLEWLARELETPAPDGTILALHHPPVPSVLDLSVLVELRDQGSLAAVVRNSDVRTILAGHLHYSTTATFAGIPVSVASASCYTQDLNVPVGGTRGQDSGQAFNLVHVYEHTIVHSVVPMGTATTVGEYVTAEETARRLEAAGVRIPETAKQRTTPKTGATTGR